The Selenomonas sp. AB3002 genome contains a region encoding:
- a CDS encoding serine/threonine-protein kinase encodes MIQLLEAKSKVVRMKAETMAYLEEKYEKLRLLKRTDKSMIWLASERDGSLVVWKEISFTGLPYAALKQLPPGPWPRVLHAAEDGVSTLVIEEYIQGESLRERLFRKAFLTEKEAAGIIIRLCEGLARLHEVGIIHRDIKPSNIILQVGGGACLVDFDAARLVKEHREEDTRLLGTRGYAPPEQFGYGQTEARSDIYSLGVTMKEALSPGYRGYLQGILAKCMEMDVKRRYGSAQKLARAVRYGKYCSPGLLAGAFVLSVAALFFLYSSVQLRQEDMSETITSQQESLRETEPGQEESNTAPERSQEQEKVPLPPVPSAPLAANSPAPILAEQPSAILLAGEQPEEEESAPPAAEERIYITIYWNGQEIWQGRNEFGVPLNNMGKMIDIPKSLWKSWGGDASPVNYPSNWQMEFKVQNASSSPWYGPRLEISYDDRGVSQSSVLERTVLQAGEEMTFEIPLESYGAREPWEEGPTRELHLHLSGEGSQKVFNSDYSVNFAFEQ; translated from the coding sequence ATGATACAACTGTTGGAGGCAAAAAGCAAGGTGGTGCGGATGAAGGCTGAAACAATGGCTTATCTGGAAGAAAAGTATGAAAAACTGCGGTTGCTGAAGCGTACTGACAAAAGCATGATCTGGCTGGCTTCTGAAAGGGACGGCAGTCTGGTAGTGTGGAAGGAAATAAGCTTCACTGGCCTCCCATATGCAGCACTGAAGCAGTTGCCACCAGGCCCCTGGCCTCGTGTGCTCCATGCGGCTGAGGATGGAGTAAGTACGTTGGTCATCGAGGAATACATACAGGGGGAATCCCTGCGTGAAAGGCTTTTCCGCAAAGCTTTCCTGACGGAAAAGGAAGCCGCAGGAATTATCATCCGGCTTTGCGAAGGGCTGGCCCGGCTCCATGAGGTAGGGATTATTCACAGGGATATCAAGCCGTCCAATATCATCCTGCAGGTAGGGGGCGGGGCGTGTCTGGTAGATTTTGATGCAGCCCGACTGGTGAAAGAGCACAGGGAGGAAGATACTCGTCTGTTGGGCACCAGAGGTTATGCCCCGCCGGAGCAGTTCGGCTACGGGCAGACGGAAGCCCGCAGCGATATATACTCGCTGGGGGTAACTATGAAAGAGGCGTTATCTCCAGGATACCGGGGCTATCTGCAGGGCATACTGGCCAAGTGCATGGAGATGGATGTGAAGCGTCGTTATGGCAGTGCTCAGAAACTGGCTCGGGCAGTGCGCTATGGGAAATACTGCAGTCCAGGGTTGCTGGCAGGAGCCTTTGTCCTGTCTGTGGCAGCGCTTTTTTTCCTGTACTCGTCTGTGCAACTCCGGCAGGAAGATATGTCGGAAACCATCACCAGCCAGCAGGAAAGCCTGCGTGAAACTGAGCCCGGGCAGGAGGAGAGCAATACTGCCCCCGAACGCTCCCAAGAGCAGGAAAAAGTGCCGCTGCCTCCTGTTCCGTCTGCTCCTCTGGCAGCAAATTCACCTGCGCCAATCCTTGCAGAACAACCAAGCGCAATACTTTTGGCCGGAGAGCAGCCTGAGGAAGAGGAAAGCGCCCCTCCTGCAGCGGAGGAGCGCATTTATATCACTATTTATTGGAACGGTCAGGAAATATGGCAGGGCCGCAATGAATTCGGCGTACCGCTAAACAACATGGGCAAGATGATAGATATTCCCAAGTCCCTTTGGAAAAGCTGGGGCGGGGATGCGTCACCTGTAAACTATCCAAGCAATTGGCAGATGGAGTTCAAGGTGCAGAACGCCTCCTCAAGCCCTTGGTACGGCCCAAGACTGGAGATTTCCTACGATGACCGTGGTGTTAGTCAGAGCAGTGTGCTGGAAAGAACTGTCCTGCAGGCGGGGGAGGAAATGACCTTTGAGATTCCGTTGGAGAGCTATGGCGCAAGGGAGCCTTGGGAAGAAGGCCCTACAAGGGAATTGCATCTGCACCTGTCAGGCGAAGGCAGCCAGAAGGTTTTCAACAGCGACTACAGCGTGAATTTTGCCTTTGAGCAGTGA
- a CDS encoding helix-turn-helix transcriptional regulator gives MSEKDTEELQHELIAAEKVDDYLANNHENLQNYTLAEYLELLLKQKGLDKKAVIGRSGLDSTYAYHIFAGRKAKTSRNKAIALALAMELTPKETQHLLYYDGATQLYVRDSWDSIIWHALEHHLTVPQTNDLLASLSETVFLE, from the coding sequence ATGAGTGAAAAAGATACCGAAGAACTACAGCACGAACTGATTGCTGCTGAAAAAGTGGATGATTACCTCGCAAACAATCATGAAAACCTGCAGAATTATACCCTGGCCGAATATCTTGAACTGCTGCTTAAGCAGAAAGGCCTGGACAAAAAAGCTGTCATCGGAAGATCCGGCCTGGATTCCACCTACGCCTACCACATATTCGCTGGCCGGAAGGCGAAAACCTCCCGCAACAAAGCAATCGCTCTGGCCCTGGCCATGGAACTCACCCCAAAAGAAACCCAGCACCTGCTCTACTACGATGGCGCTACCCAGCTCTACGTGCGGGATTCCTGGGACAGCATCATCTGGCATGCCCTGGAGCATCACCTTACCGTCCCCCAGACCAACGACCTCCTGGCCTCTCTGTCAGAAACTGTTTTCCTGGAATAA
- a CDS encoding DUF523 domain-containing protein translates to MILVSACLLGHKVKYSGGANPHELLMRYNERGRFIAICPECFAMLPVPRPPMEIQGGNGKKVLQGKAKVQDEEGRETTSYMLTGADKALKIAEAYHAHVAILKEGSPSCGVHRVHDGSFTGKYTKHPGVTAALLMKHGLKVYSEKDMTVGRLEELIAEDIKRDRT, encoded by the coding sequence ATGATTCTGGTCAGTGCCTGTCTTTTGGGGCACAAGGTGAAATACTCCGGCGGGGCCAATCCCCATGAGCTTCTCATGCGTTACAACGAGCGGGGCAGGTTCATAGCCATCTGTCCCGAGTGCTTCGCCATGCTGCCCGTGCCCCGTCCTCCTATGGAAATCCAGGGAGGCAACGGCAAGAAAGTTCTTCAGGGCAAGGCCAAAGTACAGGACGAGGAAGGCAGGGAAACTACTTCCTATATGCTCACAGGTGCGGATAAGGCCTTGAAGATTGCCGAAGCCTACCATGCCCATGTAGCCATCCTCAAGGAGGGCAGCCCTTCCTGCGGCGTACACCGTGTCCACGATGGCAGCTTCACGGGCAAGTACACCAAGCATCCCGGTGTGACCGCTGCCCTACTGATGAAGCACGGCCTCAAGGTTTATTCCGAAAAGGACATGACTGTGGGCAGGCTGGAGGAGCTCATAGCCGAAGATATCAAGCGCGATCGCACGTAA
- a CDS encoding 3'-5' exonuclease codes for MMNFAAIDFETATSARDSACSVAVVEVVEGKLYDSYYTLIQPPENKYNPFNIQIHGITREDTRYAPSFAKIWPELQEHLEGKVVVAHNAPFDMGVLGACLLRAGLPVPKFSYCDTVAISRKVWPELENHKLNTVGSFLDIDFKHHNALDDARTCAAIPLKAGEELCEDSFLGLAGRLGVSVKPFGIRRGGCRR; via the coding sequence ATGATGAATTTTGCGGCGATAGATTTTGAGACTGCCACTTCTGCCCGGGACTCAGCCTGTTCCGTGGCGGTGGTGGAGGTAGTGGAGGGCAAGCTCTACGATTCTTACTATACCCTGATTCAGCCGCCTGAGAATAAATACAATCCCTTCAATATCCAAATACACGGCATCACCCGGGAAGATACCCGCTATGCTCCCAGCTTTGCCAAGATATGGCCGGAGCTGCAGGAGCATCTGGAAGGCAAAGTAGTGGTAGCTCACAATGCCCCTTTTGATATGGGGGTGCTGGGAGCCTGCCTCCTGCGGGCAGGGTTGCCAGTGCCGAAGTTTTCCTATTGCGACACCGTGGCCATTTCCCGCAAGGTTTGGCCGGAGCTGGAGAATCATAAGCTGAATACGGTGGGGTCCTTTCTGGACATAGATTTCAAGCACCATAATGCTCTTGACGATGCCCGTACCTGTGCCGCCATTCCCCTGAAGGCTGGGGAAGAGCTCTGCGAAGACAGCTTCCTGGGGCTGGCAGGCAGGCTGGGCGTTTCCGTAAAGCCCTTTGGCATCAGGAGAGGAGGATGCAGGAGATGA
- the gltA gene encoding NADPH-dependent glutamate synthase yields MALSLEKHKMPVQDPKVRAHNFDEVALGYDEETAVAEAERCLHCKVPQCRKGCPVSIDIPKFIGEIKERNYDEAIKTIKESNGLPAVCGRVCPQENQCEKMCVLAKKGESVAIGRLERFVADRAMAKNEPVEPVQYAEDAQKVAVIGAGPSGLSCAGDLAKKGYKVTIFEALHKAGGVLSYGIPEFRLPKDKVVAKEIENIEKLGVKIELDSVVGRVVTVDELMEEEGFDAVFLGTGAGLPHFQGIPGESLNGVYSANEFLTRCNLMKAYKFPEYATPIKVGKNVAVVGGGNVAMDAARTALRLGAEHVYIVYRRSEAELPARKEEVEHAKEEGIDFQLLTNPVEVLGNEEGWVKGLKCIRMELGEPDASGRRRPVPVEGSEFELEMDTVIIAIGTGPNPIIAHTTPGLETTKRGNIVADEESCATSKPGVFAGGDIVTGAATVILAMGAGRKAAAAIDEYLKEKRSK; encoded by the coding sequence ATGGCTCTTTCTTTGGAAAAACATAAAATGCCGGTGCAGGACCCCAAGGTTCGTGCACATAATTTTGATGAAGTAGCTCTGGGCTACGATGAGGAAACTGCAGTGGCCGAGGCAGAGCGCTGCCTCCACTGCAAGGTGCCCCAGTGCCGCAAGGGCTGCCCTGTGTCCATCGACATCCCAAAGTTCATAGGCGAGATCAAAGAGCGCAACTATGATGAGGCCATCAAGACCATCAAGGAGTCCAACGGGCTGCCTGCCGTCTGCGGCCGCGTCTGCCCTCAGGAGAACCAGTGCGAGAAGATGTGCGTGCTGGCCAAGAAGGGCGAGTCCGTGGCTATCGGCCGTCTGGAGCGCTTCGTGGCTGACCGGGCCATGGCCAAGAATGAGCCTGTGGAGCCTGTGCAGTACGCTGAAGATGCCCAGAAGGTAGCTGTCATCGGCGCAGGTCCCTCCGGCCTTTCCTGTGCAGGGGACCTGGCCAAGAAGGGCTACAAGGTAACCATCTTCGAGGCCCTGCACAAGGCTGGTGGCGTGCTTTCTTACGGTATTCCCGAGTTCCGTTTGCCCAAGGATAAGGTTGTGGCCAAGGAAATCGAGAACATCGAGAAGCTGGGCGTGAAAATCGAGCTGGACAGCGTGGTGGGCCGTGTGGTTACAGTGGACGAGCTCATGGAGGAAGAGGGCTTTGATGCAGTCTTCCTGGGCACCGGCGCAGGCCTGCCCCATTTCCAGGGCATTCCCGGCGAAAGCCTCAACGGCGTGTACTCTGCCAATGAGTTCCTGACCCGCTGCAACCTCATGAAGGCCTACAAGTTCCCCGAATATGCTACCCCAATCAAGGTGGGCAAGAATGTGGCCGTGGTAGGCGGCGGCAACGTGGCCATGGACGCAGCCCGCACGGCTCTGCGCCTGGGGGCCGAGCATGTCTACATCGTCTATCGCCGCAGCGAGGCCGAGCTGCCCGCCCGCAAGGAGGAAGTGGAGCACGCCAAGGAAGAGGGCATTGACTTCCAGCTGCTCACCAATCCTGTGGAGGTTCTGGGTAACGAAGAAGGCTGGGTGAAGGGCCTCAAGTGCATCCGCATGGAACTGGGCGAGCCTGACGCTTCCGGCCGCCGCCGTCCTGTGCCTGTGGAAGGCTCTGAGTTTGAACTGGAGATGGACACGGTCATCATCGCCATCGGCACCGGTCCCAACCCCATCATCGCCCACACCACCCCGGGGCTCGAGACTACCAAGCGGGGCAATATCGTGGCCGATGAGGAGAGCTGCGCTACTTCCAAGCCCGGTGTCTTTGCCGGCGGCGATATCGTCACTGGCGCAGCCACGGTCATCCTGGCCATGGGCGCAGGCCGCAAGGCAGCTGCCGCCATTGATGAATACTTGAAGGAAAAGAGAAGCAAGTAA
- a CDS encoding sulfide/dihydroorotate dehydrogenase-like FAD/NAD-binding protein, producing the protein MFKILKKEEWSPSVFAMEIEAPRVAKKAQAGQFIVLRVDEKGERIPLTIADFNRETGAVLIVFQVIGASTMKLAELNVGDSIVDFVGPLGQPSEIEKLGTVVVVGGGIGVAPTYPIARAMKEAGNKVIAIMGAKTKDILIMEEEMKAVTDEVVVTTDDGSYGIKGFVTNAVQALVDRGEKIDQITAIGPVIMMKSVADATHDLGIRTIVSLNPIMVDGTGMCGGCRVQVGDETKFACVDGPEFDGHLVDFKGLMSRQRMYRDLEAQEKDHVCNIGLDR; encoded by the coding sequence ATGTTCAAGATTTTGAAGAAAGAGGAGTGGTCTCCCAGCGTTTTCGCCATGGAGATTGAAGCACCCCGGGTGGCTAAGAAGGCCCAGGCAGGACAGTTCATCGTCCTGCGTGTAGATGAAAAGGGAGAGCGCATTCCCCTTACCATTGCAGATTTCAACCGTGAGACCGGCGCCGTGCTGATCGTGTTCCAGGTCATCGGCGCTTCCACTATGAAGCTGGCTGAGCTCAATGTGGGGGATTCCATCGTAGATTTCGTGGGTCCTCTGGGCCAGCCTTCCGAGATTGAGAAGCTGGGCACCGTAGTGGTTGTGGGCGGCGGCATCGGCGTGGCTCCCACTTATCCCATTGCCCGTGCCATGAAGGAAGCAGGCAACAAAGTCATCGCCATCATGGGCGCCAAGACAAAGGACATCCTCATCATGGAGGAGGAGATGAAGGCCGTCACTGATGAAGTGGTGGTCACCACCGACGATGGCTCCTACGGCATCAAGGGCTTTGTCACCAATGCAGTGCAGGCTCTGGTGGACCGCGGGGAGAAGATTGACCAGATTACCGCCATCGGTCCTGTCATCATGATGAAGAGCGTGGCAGATGCTACCCATGATTTAGGCATCCGCACCATCGTCAGCCTGAACCCCATCATGGTGGATGGTACCGGCATGTGCGGCGGCTGCCGGGTGCAGGTGGGTGACGAGACCAAGTTTGCCTGCGTGGACGGCCCGGAGTTTGACGGCCACCTGGTGGATTTCAAAGGCCTCATGAGCCGTCAGCGCATGTACCGTGACCTGGAAGCCCAGGAAAAGGATCATGTGTGCAATATCGGGTTGGATCGCTGA
- a CDS encoding methylenetetrahydrofolate reductase: MKRVSVELVPREEESLRGELELLKKYQGQVNVINIPDLLRLPLRSWEGAGIAQDYFGTVMPHIRAMDVDLDKELPMKEYLREHRITEVLVIEGDPPQDMLHEVYPTQSTDVIRKFRQEMPEVKVYAGIDQYRSSMKEELYRTRRKKQAGAAGFFTQPFFDLRYLEVYADMLQGMEVYWGVSPVMNSRSQSYWERKNNVVFPHDFRPDLEWSVAFAKKVMDFAERTGSSLYVMPIKTNLEAYLAGIFG, translated from the coding sequence ATGAAGCGTGTTTCCGTTGAACTGGTGCCGCGGGAGGAAGAAAGCCTGCGGGGAGAACTGGAACTCTTGAAAAAATACCAAGGGCAGGTAAATGTCATCAATATCCCTGATCTCCTTAGGCTGCCGCTGCGCAGCTGGGAGGGGGCAGGCATTGCCCAGGATTATTTCGGCACGGTGATGCCCCATATCAGAGCCATGGACGTAGACCTTGATAAGGAGCTGCCCATGAAGGAATACCTGCGTGAGCACCGCATCACTGAGGTGCTGGTCATCGAGGGCGACCCGCCCCAGGATATGCTCCACGAGGTTTATCCCACCCAGTCTACTGATGTTATCCGCAAGTTCCGTCAGGAAATGCCTGAGGTGAAGGTCTATGCAGGCATTGACCAATACCGCTCTTCCATGAAGGAAGAACTCTACAGGACCCGCCGCAAGAAGCAGGCGGGGGCAGCGGGTTTCTTCACCCAGCCTTTCTTTGATCTGCGTTATCTGGAGGTTTATGCGGATATGCTGCAGGGCATGGAAGTGTACTGGGGCGTTTCCCCGGTTATGAACAGCCGTTCCCAGAGCTACTGGGAGAGGAAGAACAACGTGGTCTTCCCCCATGACTTCCGCCCTGACCTGGAGTGGAGTGTGGCCTTTGCCAAGAAGGTCATGGATTTCGCAGAGCGCACGGGCAGCAGCCTTTACGTCATGCCCATCAAAACCAATCTGGAAGCTTACCTGGCCGGTATTTTCGGCTGA
- a CDS encoding lipase family protein — translation MRPGVLKGLVLAGLLAGASLAVTSTAEAMPVNAELPVGAVSTAEEVPLSYQWDKYWLQGDSYVYNHGLARICGAISSSVYLQEQGTLTRLWTELGGDGSSVRDYHYKLIEPEYKDKSAYSFGLMELPNGDIAVLVAIRGTNGQQEWLSNLNIADSTRKKQRYHEGFEKAARLVLQDLYAYLQEQGVEEGRASFLITGHSRGAAVADLVGAFLDRGEPADDGTIFQVESSQVYTYTFATPSSCTVIGERRAGLYQNIFNIINPEDAVPELPFKGGSWDYNNFGVCLYLPTATKLKGNTERYDQLVARMEVPFTELTGRRYKPMPGSEEFARAVKNMQWAVGSVEKFYKRRGKLGHTAMVNAIKKSMPESGEQAASGVGFTEMLQEKNPEAARSAMNMHSADTYNAWILSGEPKEIYMRGTPTLCRLQVDFEGKQPVKVNPGQSGIPLEITLSLPGGEETASYLNGSITHQSHSVDSELKVYGRMASFMVPEGEKLEVSVKVPDSGEEIAFQLVTSLEANEENGLEKYQQPLSSARKILKPGESARFLIDNRKAGEVRSNKSDH, via the coding sequence GTGAGACCAGGCGTGCTGAAGGGGCTCGTGCTGGCAGGTCTGCTGGCAGGGGCCTCTTTGGCTGTAACAAGTACAGCAGAGGCTATGCCTGTGAATGCAGAACTGCCGGTAGGGGCAGTCAGTACAGCTGAAGAAGTACCTCTGTCTTACCAGTGGGACAAGTATTGGCTTCAGGGGGACAGCTATGTTTACAATCATGGGCTGGCACGCATCTGTGGGGCCATATCATCATCTGTATACCTGCAGGAGCAGGGCACACTGACCAGGCTTTGGACGGAGCTGGGCGGCGATGGCAGTTCTGTGCGCGACTATCATTACAAGCTGATAGAGCCTGAGTATAAGGATAAGAGCGCGTATTCCTTCGGCCTGATGGAACTGCCCAACGGAGATATAGCAGTGCTGGTGGCCATACGCGGCACCAACGGCCAGCAGGAATGGCTCAGCAATCTCAATATTGCGGACTCCACCCGTAAGAAGCAGCGCTACCATGAGGGCTTCGAGAAGGCTGCCCGACTGGTGCTGCAGGATCTTTACGCCTATCTGCAGGAGCAGGGGGTAGAGGAAGGCCGGGCCAGCTTCCTGATTACGGGCCATAGCCGGGGGGCGGCGGTGGCCGATTTGGTAGGTGCGTTCCTGGACAGGGGGGAACCTGCTGACGATGGCACAATCTTCCAAGTGGAATCCAGCCAGGTATACACCTATACCTTTGCCACTCCCAGCAGCTGCACGGTCATAGGAGAGCGCAGGGCGGGACTCTATCAGAATATCTTCAATATCATCAACCCGGAGGATGCAGTGCCGGAGCTGCCCTTCAAGGGAGGTTCCTGGGATTACAATAATTTTGGGGTCTGCCTCTATCTGCCTACCGCTACCAAGCTCAAGGGCAACACAGAGCGTTATGACCAGCTGGTGGCCAGGATGGAAGTGCCATTTACGGAGCTGACTGGCAGGCGTTATAAGCCCATGCCGGGCAGTGAAGAGTTTGCCCGGGCGGTGAAGAATATGCAGTGGGCCGTGGGGTCTGTGGAAAAATTCTACAAGCGCCGGGGCAAGCTGGGGCATACTGCTATGGTAAATGCTATCAAGAAAAGTATGCCAGAGAGCGGTGAACAGGCTGCCAGCGGGGTGGGCTTCACGGAAATGCTGCAGGAAAAGAATCCTGAGGCAGCCAGGAGTGCCATGAATATGCATTCGGCAGACACTTACAATGCCTGGATTCTATCTGGCGAGCCAAAAGAGATTTATATGCGGGGAACCCCTACCTTGTGCCGCTTGCAAGTGGATTTTGAAGGGAAGCAGCCTGTGAAAGTGAATCCCGGCCAAAGTGGCATTCCTTTGGAAATAACGCTGTCTTTGCCTGGGGGAGAGGAAACAGCTTCCTATTTGAATGGCAGCATAACCCATCAGTCCCACAGCGTGGATTCGGAACTGAAAGTTTATGGCAGGATGGCCTCTTTCATGGTGCCGGAAGGAGAAAAACTGGAAGTAAGCGTGAAGGTTCCTGACTCTGGGGAGGAAATTGCCTTCCAGCTTGTCACCAGCTTGGAGGCTAACGAGGAAAATGGCCTGGAAAAATATCAGCAACCCCTGTCCTCAGCCAGGAAAATCCTGAAACCGGGAGAGTCGGCAAGATTCCTGATTGATAACCGTAAGGCAGGGGAAGTAAGAAGCAACAAATCCGATCATTGA
- a CDS encoding RpiB/LacA/LacB family sugar-phosphate isomerase, with translation MKIAMANDHAGTKLKEEIKAYLESEGHEVKDFGTYDEESCDLSDFVYPAALAVAKGECDRGVFVDGVGYGSAMIANKLNGIYAVVCQDPFCAQLAREHNDSNVLCLGGKIIGGAIAMETVKTWMHTDPLTAEKYRRRVQKVKEINDKHCVEVK, from the coding sequence ATGAAGATAGCAATGGCTAATGATCATGCAGGCACCAAGCTGAAAGAGGAAATCAAGGCTTATCTTGAGAGCGAGGGCCATGAGGTGAAGGATTTCGGCACCTATGATGAGGAGTCCTGCGACCTGTCGGATTTTGTCTATCCTGCAGCTTTGGCTGTGGCCAAGGGCGAGTGTGACAGGGGCGTTTTCGTGGACGGCGTGGGCTACGGCAGCGCCATGATTGCCAACAAGCTGAATGGCATCTACGCCGTGGTGTGTCAGGACCCCTTCTGCGCCCAGCTTGCCCGTGAGCACAATGATTCCAATGTGCTGTGCCTGGGGGGCAAAATCATCGGCGGCGCCATCGCCATGGAGACGGTGAAGACCTGGATGCACACCGACCCGCTGACGGCTGAGAAATATCGCCGTCGCGTGCAGAAGGTGAAGGAAATAAACGACAAGCACTGCGTGGAGGTCAAGTGA
- a CDS encoding ATP-dependent RecD-like DNA helicase, which translates to MSKAKEADSQQLSLPGLEAAEELEGVVDSIVFASEDGRFSVIRLQPVHTKSRTSVTLSCEPPLVGQQVHLTGKWVTHPRFGQQFKAESMHLSSPTSAAGIERFLASGVIEGCGPVNASRLVKHFGKDTLDIIENHPGRLKEVPGIGKKTAEKIAESYRAQSELREIMLWLESHGVSGTYAARIFKVYGSFALEVLEKSPYRLAREVEGIGFATADAIASSMGLTKDDEGRVAAGIDYALQNIALSGHCCVPEDPLVSKSASLLHVEPQRVREVLKVQLQRQALAVEHVKGGSELLIYPPYLYRAEVKAAKKLLYLQKYADEYETASTDRRIEKWEHRTGVTLAEGQREAMKAALTYGVMVLTGGPGTGKTTVVRGIIDLLEAKGLEVQLGAPTGRAAKRLSEAADRKAMTIHRMLEAQGGKGGMAFAKDEEQQLEADVIILDEVSMMDIVLMEHFLAAVPDGCHLVLVGDVDQLPAVGPGSVLKDILRSGVIPRVCLTEVFRQGEGSGIVMNAHAINAGRLPECSPLGEGDFQFIPLPDGTATAEMVVKLCREILPKEGWSPLQDVQVLAPMHRQECGTENLNKLLQEALNPKSPQKPEFKNSIQTFRLGDKVMQTKNNYQKHVFNGDIGFIVQMEPEKASVKFGDDFIVDYEKSELIELQLAYAMSVHKSQGSEYPVIILPLVENHYIMLQRNLLYTAVTRAKQRVILLGSKAALNTAVENDRTKRRYTLLAERLAQQIDP; encoded by the coding sequence ATGAGTAAAGCAAAAGAAGCTGACAGCCAGCAGCTTTCTCTGCCAGGACTGGAGGCAGCGGAAGAACTGGAAGGCGTGGTGGACAGCATTGTCTTTGCTTCGGAGGACGGCAGGTTTTCCGTTATCCGCTTGCAGCCTGTGCATACCAAGAGCCGCACTTCCGTCACTTTGAGCTGTGAGCCGCCGCTGGTGGGCCAGCAGGTGCATCTTACGGGCAAGTGGGTCACCCACCCCCGCTTCGGCCAGCAGTTCAAGGCTGAGAGCATGCACCTTTCCTCCCCCACCAGTGCCGCAGGCATAGAGCGCTTCCTGGCCTCCGGGGTCATTGAAGGCTGCGGACCGGTGAACGCCAGTCGGCTGGTTAAGCATTTTGGCAAGGACACTTTGGATATCATAGAAAACCACCCCGGCAGGCTGAAGGAAGTGCCGGGCATCGGCAAGAAGACGGCGGAGAAAATCGCCGAATCCTACCGGGCCCAGTCGGAGCTGCGGGAAATCATGCTGTGGCTGGAAAGCCACGGCGTGTCCGGCACTTATGCCGCCCGCATCTTCAAGGTTTACGGCTCCTTTGCTTTGGAAGTGCTGGAAAAGTCTCCCTATCGCCTGGCCCGTGAGGTGGAGGGCATAGGCTTTGCCACGGCAGATGCTATCGCGTCTTCCATGGGGCTGACCAAGGATGATGAAGGGAGAGTGGCGGCAGGCATTGACTACGCCCTGCAGAATATTGCCCTCTCAGGCCATTGCTGTGTGCCGGAGGACCCTTTGGTCAGCAAATCCGCCAGCCTGCTGCATGTGGAACCTCAGCGAGTGAGGGAAGTGCTCAAAGTCCAGCTTCAGCGGCAGGCCTTGGCCGTGGAACATGTCAAGGGCGGTTCGGAGCTCTTGATATATCCTCCCTATCTTTACAGGGCAGAGGTGAAGGCTGCCAAAAAGCTTCTCTATCTGCAGAAATATGCCGATGAATATGAAACGGCAAGCACAGACCGCAGGATTGAGAAGTGGGAGCACCGCACAGGTGTGACCTTGGCAGAGGGCCAGAGGGAAGCCATGAAGGCGGCTCTTACTTATGGGGTCATGGTGCTTACCGGCGGTCCCGGTACAGGCAAGACCACGGTGGTGCGGGGCATTATCGACCTTTTGGAGGCCAAGGGGCTGGAGGTGCAGCTGGGGGCGCCCACAGGCCGGGCGGCCAAGCGGCTTTCGGAGGCTGCGGACCGCAAGGCCATGACTATCCACCGCATGCTGGAGGCCCAGGGGGGCAAAGGCGGCATGGCCTTTGCCAAGGACGAGGAGCAGCAACTGGAGGCTGATGTCATCATCCTGGACGAGGTTTCCATGATGGATATCGTGCTCATGGAGCACTTCCTGGCGGCGGTGCCGGATGGCTGCCATCTGGTGCTGGTTGGGGACGTGGACCAGCTGCCTGCCGTGGGGCCGGGGTCGGTGCTGAAGGATATCCTGCGCTCCGGGGTCATACCCAGGGTTTGCCTGACGGAGGTCTTCCGCCAGGGGGAGGGCAGCGGCATTGTCATGAATGCCCACGCCATCAACGCCGGACGATTGCCAGAGTGCAGTCCCCTGGGGGAGGGGGATTTCCAGTTCATTCCCCTGCCGGACGGCACAGCCACGGCTGAAATGGTGGTGAAGCTCTGTCGGGAGATCCTTCCAAAGGAAGGTTGGTCACCCCTGCAGGATGTGCAGGTGCTCGCGCCCATGCACAGGCAGGAGTGTGGCACGGAGAATCTCAACAAGCTCCTGCAGGAGGCTCTGAATCCCAAGAGCCCCCAAAAACCGGAGTTCAAGAATTCCATCCAGACCTTCCGGTTGGGTGACAAGGTCATGCAGACCAAGAACAACTATCAGAAGCACGTGTTCAACGGGGATATTGGCTTTATCGTGCAGATGGAGCCGGAGAAGGCCAGCGTGAAGTTCGGCGATGACTTCATCGTGGATTATGAGAAAAGCGAGCTTATAGAACTGCAGCTGGCCTATGCCATGAGCGTCCACAAGAGCCAGGGCAGCGAGTATCCCGTCATCATCCTGCCATTGGTGGAAAACCACTATATCATGCTGCAGAGGAATCTCCTGTATACGGCAGTCACCCGTGCCAAGCAGAGGGTGATTCTCCTGGGCAGCAAGGCGGCGCTCAACACGGCGGTGGAAAATGACCGCACCAAAAGGCGCTACACCCTGCTGGCAGAAAGGCTGGCACAGCAGATTGACCCTTGA